The genomic window AGatattcatgtggtatcttcggagAGGAGTTGTGCAAACAAAATACAACCTCACTCGACGCAACTGGAAAGGAAGTAAGAAGTGTAGTTTTTGTACTCATTACGAGACAATTAAAGACCTCTTCTTTCAATGCAAGTTTGCGCGTTTTATATGGTCAATCATCCAAATAGCATTCAATTTGTATCTGCCCACAAGTTTTGCCAATATGTAATGGTCACTGACTTGACGAAATACCAAATACTTTTAGTACGCTAATACGAGTGGGAGTGTCTGCCTTATTATGGTCGCTTTGTGGAAATGATTGTGTTTTTAATGGCAAAACCTCTTCTCCTATGTAGGTTATTTACTGTTGTATACATTGGCTTCGTATGTGGTCTACGCTACAACGAACAAAGTATCAATCGCcgttcaaggcggtgtgtatgcGATTGGAGCGGGTGGCCAGGGAGGCTTTTGCCGAACATGGATGGCAACATAATCTCCGGATCGGTGCATCTTCTTCGTCGGCATTTGACATAGTTTCGGATCATATGGCTTTACAGCTGCCAACTTTCCGTATTTTTATATATGATTTGTTAGACTACTGTTGGTTTAAGGCTGTGTGTATTTTACCTATGTAGAGGTCGGGTGTCACTCATTATATTTTCTATCCACTTGATGCTATATTCTGAGTTAATAAAAGCGTCTTTTATCGAAAAAAATGATAGTGTAACTTGACAAATAGTTTCATGTCCAACTCAAAAATTAAGGAGCTATATCTTCAATTTTCTTAGATAGTTGGTTCTCCCATCAATAGATaaatatttaaatatatatatttaATTAAATAAGTAGATGTTTATATAAATAATTAGATGAATAAACAACATTAACGGGATGGCTATTTGTCAGTTGACTTTGACTGAGACTTACATAGTCCAGTCAAATTACATAATATGTAGGAAAGGGGAAAAAATCTAGCAAGAAAAGAAAGTTATCGGTTATATAGTACTACCTTTGTCCGAGTTTATTGGTCTCCATTGTATTccgtgttaaattttgaccatagactaaactaacaaaatgttcacgcatgtcaccaaacattagaTTTTTGAAAACTatattcaaatatgaatccaatgagataatttttcttgacatgcattaatattttattagttaaatctttagtcaaaatttgacacaaactataaagagaacctataaaccaggacggaggtagtagcattaAGCAGGCCCCGACCCGCCGCTGCCGACTGATTCTCCTCGGAACcatcctgtgcagcgcgcttcttTTTCCTGTCGTGGACGACGAAGAAAACCACtgccacgacgaggacgacgaccaCGCAGGCGGCGGCCTTGAGGGCAAGGAGAGCCGTCGAGCGGACCCCGGGGGAAGAGGCGACTTGTGATGGCATGGAGCAGGAGCGAACGCCTGCGACGAAGCCGAACTCCGTACCGGCAAGGCAGAGGCCGGGGTTGTCGAGGAAGCTCCGGTCGTAAGCGGCGGTGGCGAGCCCTGCCGGTACCTGGCCTTCGAGCTGGTTGGATGACAGGTTGAGCGAACGGAGCTGTAGCCCGGCAAGCGGCAGTGGTATGTCGCCAGATAGCTTGTTCGACGACAGGTCAAGTGCGTTGAGCATCTGCATGTCGCCCAATTCTGCCGGTATTTCGCCGACGAGCTGATTCCTGCTCAGGTCCAGCTGCGTCAGCAAGCCGAGCTTGGCTATGCTCCTCGGGATCCTGCCAAAGAGCTGGTTACCGGACAAGTTGAGAGTTTCAAGGTTCGGTAAGTGACCGAGGCCCTCCGGAATCAGCCCACGTAGCCTGTGATTCAAGGACAGATCGATCGTCACCAAATTCGCGGCGCCGAAGGCACCATCGGTTGCCACGACCTCGCCGGCGAGGTTGTTGGCAGATAGATCCACCTTTTGCAACTTGGGGAGGTTCCAAATCCCCGGAGGTATACTTCCGGTCAAGGCGTTGCCCGAGAGGTCGAGCGCCTCCAACTCCGGCATCTCGGCCACATAGCTCGGGAAGTCGCCGGTGAGGTTGCAGTTAGCCGCCCAGAATTTTTTCAGCTTGGTCAGGTTCTTGAACGACGCCGGCAGCTCGCCAACGCTGAACAAGTTGTTCAGGAGCGTGAGCGTCTGAAGGCCCGTGAGGTCGCCGAGCTCTGCCGGGATGGTGCCGGCGAGGTGGTTGTTGTCCAGCGCAAGCGAATGGAGGTTACGTAACCGGGACAAGGAGGTGGGGATGGTACCGTTAAAGTGGTTGCCGTTGAGCACTAGAGAGGTGAGGTTCTCCCCGAGCGCGCCGCCCATGTCGGCGGGTAGCTCGCCGCCGAGGTAGTTATGGGACAAATCCAGATACCGGAGAGAAGCGCATCGGTATACGCTTGTCGGAAAGGCGCCGGTGACGCCGTTGTTGGAGATGTCGAGGCTCGTGAGGCCGGAGAGGGCGCCGATGGCGTCCGGGAACGGGCCGTCTACGTTTGTGCTGGCGAGGGAGAGGCTTGTGACAGGCCCGGATGGCGC from Triticum aestivum cultivar Chinese Spring chromosome 3B, IWGSC CS RefSeq v2.1, whole genome shotgun sequence includes these protein-coding regions:
- the LOC123065613 gene encoding receptor-like protein kinase HSL1, with translation MATVPCRASLLMLLMLVHPCCCAAPAADERRLLIQIKRAWGDPSTLAAWDGSADHCTWPYVTCVAPSGPVTSLSLASTNVDGPFPDAIGALSGLTSLDISNNGVTGAFPTSVYRCASLRYLDLSHNYLGGELPADMGGALGENLTSLVLNGNHFNGTIPTSLSRLRNLHSLALDNNHLAGTIPAELGDLTGLQTLTLLNNLFSVGELPASFKNLTKLKKFWAANCNLTGDFPSYVAEMPELEALDLSGNALTGSIPPGIWNLPKLQKVDLSANNLAGEVVATDGAFGAANLVTIDLSLNHRLRGLIPEGLGHLPNLETLNLSGNQLFGRIPRSIAKLGLLTQLDLSRNQLVGEIPAELGDMQMLNALDLSSNKLSGDIPLPLAGLQLRSLNLSSNQLEGQVPAGLATAAYDRSFLDNPGLCLAGTEFGFVAGVRSCSMPSQVASSPGVRSTALLALKAAACVVVVLVVAVVFFVVHDRKKKRAAQDGSEENQSAAAGRGLLNATTSVLVYRFSL